One part of the Lemur catta isolate mLemCat1 chromosome 13, mLemCat1.pri, whole genome shotgun sequence genome encodes these proteins:
- the LOC123648953 gene encoding olfactory receptor 2T29 — protein sequence MDNITWIANHTGGPYFVLLGLFSQSKHPALLCVVIFIVFLMALSGNAVLILLIHSDPQLCTPMYFFISQLSLMDMVYISTTVPKMLMDQVTGVNEISAPECGMQMFLYLTLVGSEFFLLAAMAYDRYMAICHPLHYPVLMNHRVCLFLASGCWFLGSVDGFMLTPITMTFPYCRSREIHHFFCEVPAVTMLSCSDTSLYETLMYLCCVLMLLIPVTVISSSYSFILLTIHRMRSAEGRKKAFATCSSHMTVVILFYGAAIYTYMLPSSYHTPEKDMMVSVFYTILTPVLNPFIYSFRNKDVMGALKKMLNVGPIFQETIK from the coding sequence ATGGACAATATCACCTGGATAGCCAACCACACTGGAGGACCATATTTTGTCCTGCTGGGACTCTTTAGTCAATCCAAACATCCAGCTCTACTTTGTGTGGTCATTTTCATAGTTTTCCTGATGGCCTTGTCTGGAAATGCTGTCCTGATCCTTCTAATACACTCTGACCCCCAGCTCTGTACCCCCATGTACTTTTTCATTAGTCAGCTGTCTCTCATGGATATGGTGTACATTTCTACCACTGTGCCCAAGATGCTCATGGACCAGGTCACGGGTGTGAATGAGATCTCAGCCCCTGAATGTGGGATGCAGATGTTCCTTTATTTGACACTAGTAggttcagaattttttcttctagcTGCCATGGCGTATGACCGCTACATGGCCATCTGCCATCCGCTTCATTACCCTGTCCTCATGAACCACAGGGTGTGTCTCTTCCTGGCATCTGGCTGCTGGTTCCTGGGATCAGTAGATGGCTTCATGCTCACTCCAATCACCATGACCTTCCCCTACTGCAGGTCCCGGGAGATTCACCATTTCTTCTGCGAAGTCCCTGCTGTAACGATGCTTTCCTGCTCAGACACCTCACTCTATGAAACGCTCATGTACCTGTGCTGTGTCCTCATGCTCCTCATTCCTGTGACAGTCATTTCAAGctcctattcattcattctcctcACCATCCACAGGATGCGCTCAGCAGAGGGCCGGAAGAAGGCCTTTGCCACCTGTTCCTCCCACATGACTGTGGTTATCCTCTTCTATGGGGCCGCCATCTACACCTACATGCTCCCCAGCTCCTACCACACTCCTGAGAAGGACATGATGGTGTCTGTCTTTTATACCATCCTAACTCCTGTGCTAAACCCTTTCATCTATAGCTTTAGGAATAAGGATGTCATGGGGGCTCTGAAGAAAATGTTGAATGTGGGACCTATCTTTCAAGAAACTATAAAGTAG